A genome region from Brassica oleracea var. oleracea cultivar TO1000 chromosome C2, BOL, whole genome shotgun sequence includes the following:
- the LOC106327359 gene encoding probable receptor-like protein kinase At1g67000 isoform X2 codes for MYYFSIYPLVLFFLFSIFHHLPCASSKLELCETLFECGNITAGFPFWGGTRHRNCGHPLLELLCNKNSSTSIIISDQEYSVFHLNQTSNTIKLTRPDFLGSFCSSVFTNTTLPPQIFELLPTYKNITVFYRCDPFLPYLSSHTCPKIGLISLSENHNGTCRNGFTVNVPTSFIATEKRLNMTNLESVLRKGFEVKLKIDRKACQQCLSTHGSCGFNHTLPLGNKCNPLHPQTKSKDACGNNQTSSRFVCYHNHTSGSGPRMADGLSSGSVVDSGDHGCAAGVICLAAFITVCLHCQQISHDPGQQNLRTVPQPNIEPYNPLKKYSYAQVTRITKSFAEVVGKGGFGTVYRGTLCDGRIVAVKVLKDSKGNGEDFLTEVATISQTSHVNIVTLLGFCSEGSKRAIIYEFLGSGSLDKFISSKTTVDMDWPTLYGIALGVARGLEYLHHGCRTRIVHFDIKPQNILLDDNLCPKVADFGLAKLCERKESILSLLDTRGTIGYIAPELFSRMYGRVSHKSDVYSYGMLVLEMIGARNKERAAQNSASDASSIYFPEWIYKDIEKGNTGRLNMDGIVCKEEEMVRKMTLVGLWCIQSSPIDRPPMNRVVEMMEGSVDALKVAPRPGLQIQVAPLQESSTLSENISVYTEYDP; via the exons ATGTACTATTTCTCCATTTATCCTCTGGTCCTTTTCTTTCTCTTCTCCATATTCCACCATCTTCCTTGTGCTTCAAGTAAACTTGAATTATGTGAGACTTTGTTTGAATGTGGTAACATCACCGCCGGTTTCCCATTTTGGGGAGGGACACGTCACAGAAATTGCGGCCATCCGTTGCTGGAGCTTCTCTGCAATAAAAACAGCAGTACCTCTATTATCATCTCAGACCAAGAGTACTCAGTTTTCCATCTAAATCAAACATCTAACACTATTAAACTTACCAGACCAGACTTTCTAGGCTCTTTTTGCTCCTCTGTGTTCACCAACACAACCTTGCCTCCCCAAATTTTTGAGCTTTTGCCAACCTACAAGAATATCACTGTATTCTACCGTTGTGACCCTTTTCTTCCTTACCTTTCAAGTCATACATGTCCCAAGATAGGTCTTATCTCATTGTCTGAAAATCATAACGGTACATGCCGTAATGGTTTCACGGTGAACGTTCCGACGAGTTTTATTGCAACAGAGAAAAGGTTGAATATGACCAATTTAGAAAGTGTTTTAAGAAAAGGGTTTGAGGTGAAGTTGAAGATTGATAGAAAAGCATGTCAACAATGTTTATCCACTCATGGAAGCTGTGGATTTAACCATACGTTGCCATTAGGAAATAAATGCAATCCACTCCATCCGCAAACTA AGTCAAAGGATGCTTGTGGAAATAATCAGACCTCGAGTAGATTTGTCTGTTATCATAACCATACCTCTGGTTCTGGACCAAGGATGGCTGATG GCTTGTCCTCTGGATCGGTAGTAGATTCTGGAGACCATG GTTGCGCAGCAGGTGTTATATGTCTGGCGGCATTCATAACGGTGTGTCTCCATTGCCAACAAATATCACATGATCCGGGTCAACAAAACCTCAGGACTGTTCCACAACCAAATATCGAACCATATAATCCACTGAAGAAGTATAGTTATGCACAAGTGACACGAATCACAAAGTCATTTGCAGAAGTGGTTGGGAAGGGCGGATTTGGCACTGTTTATAGAGGAACTCTTTGTGATGGCCGTATCGTTGCAGTGAAGGTATTGAAAGACTCAAAAGGCAATGGTGAAGACTTCCTCACTGAAGTTGCAACCATTAGCCAAACTTCTCATGTTAACATTGTTACACTGCTAGGGTTTTGCTCTGAAGGTTCCAAGAGAGCAATTATTTATGAATTTTTGGGAAGTGGGTCTCTTGATAAGTTTATCTCAAGCAAGACCACGGTGGATATGGATTGGCCCACACTTTATGGGATCGCTCTAGGCGTTGCCCGTGGTTTGGAGTACTTGCACCATGGTTGCAGAACAAGGATTGTACATTTCGACATTAAACCACAAAATATACTCTTAGATGATAATCTTTGTCCCAAAGTTGCAGACTTTGGTCTTGCTAAGCTATGCGAGAGGAAAGAAAGCATCTTGTCACTACTAGACACAAGAGGAACGATAGGATACATTGCACCTGAATTGTTTTCAAGAATGTATGGTAGAGTTTCCCATAAGTCAGATGTGTATAGCTACGGAATGTTGGTACTTGAGATGATAGGAGCAAGGAACAAAGAAAGAGCTGCTCAAAACTCTGCATCTGATGCGAGCTCAATATATTTTCCTGAATGGATATATAAGGATATTGAGAAGGGAAACACTGGAAGGCTTAACATGGATGGAATCGTCTGCAAAGAAGAGGAGATGGTTAGAAAAATGACATTGGTGGGTTTGTGGTGTATTCAGTCTTCCCCAATAGATCGTCCACCGATGAACAGAGTTGTGGAAATGATGGAAGGGAGTGTGGATGCTCTTAAAGTGGCTCCCAGGCCTGGTTTGCAAATTCAAGTAGCGCCTCTTCAAGAATCTTCTACCCTCTCAGAGAACATTTCGGTTTATACAGAGTATGATCCATGA
- the LOC106327359 gene encoding probable receptor-like protein kinase At1g67000 isoform X1, with translation MYYFSIYPLVLFFLFSIFHHLPCASSKLELCETLFECGNITAGFPFWGGTRHRNCGHPLLELLCNKNSSTSIIISDQEYSVFHLNQTSNTIKLTRPDFLGSFCSSVFTNTTLPPQIFELLPTYKNITVFYRCDPFLPYLSSHTCPKIGLISLSENHNGTCRNGFTVNVPTSFIATEKRLNMTNLESVLRKGFEVKLKIDRKACQQCLSTHGSCGFNHTLPLGNKCNPLHPQTKSKDACGNNQTSSRFVCYHNHTSGSGPRMADGLSSGSVVDSGDHVVTSTAVAIGCAAGVICLAAFITVCLHCQQISHDPGQQNLRTVPQPNIEPYNPLKKYSYAQVTRITKSFAEVVGKGGFGTVYRGTLCDGRIVAVKVLKDSKGNGEDFLTEVATISQTSHVNIVTLLGFCSEGSKRAIIYEFLGSGSLDKFISSKTTVDMDWPTLYGIALGVARGLEYLHHGCRTRIVHFDIKPQNILLDDNLCPKVADFGLAKLCERKESILSLLDTRGTIGYIAPELFSRMYGRVSHKSDVYSYGMLVLEMIGARNKERAAQNSASDASSIYFPEWIYKDIEKGNTGRLNMDGIVCKEEEMVRKMTLVGLWCIQSSPIDRPPMNRVVEMMEGSVDALKVAPRPGLQIQVAPLQESSTLSENISVYTEYDP, from the exons ATGTACTATTTCTCCATTTATCCTCTGGTCCTTTTCTTTCTCTTCTCCATATTCCACCATCTTCCTTGTGCTTCAAGTAAACTTGAATTATGTGAGACTTTGTTTGAATGTGGTAACATCACCGCCGGTTTCCCATTTTGGGGAGGGACACGTCACAGAAATTGCGGCCATCCGTTGCTGGAGCTTCTCTGCAATAAAAACAGCAGTACCTCTATTATCATCTCAGACCAAGAGTACTCAGTTTTCCATCTAAATCAAACATCTAACACTATTAAACTTACCAGACCAGACTTTCTAGGCTCTTTTTGCTCCTCTGTGTTCACCAACACAACCTTGCCTCCCCAAATTTTTGAGCTTTTGCCAACCTACAAGAATATCACTGTATTCTACCGTTGTGACCCTTTTCTTCCTTACCTTTCAAGTCATACATGTCCCAAGATAGGTCTTATCTCATTGTCTGAAAATCATAACGGTACATGCCGTAATGGTTTCACGGTGAACGTTCCGACGAGTTTTATTGCAACAGAGAAAAGGTTGAATATGACCAATTTAGAAAGTGTTTTAAGAAAAGGGTTTGAGGTGAAGTTGAAGATTGATAGAAAAGCATGTCAACAATGTTTATCCACTCATGGAAGCTGTGGATTTAACCATACGTTGCCATTAGGAAATAAATGCAATCCACTCCATCCGCAAACTA AGTCAAAGGATGCTTGTGGAAATAATCAGACCTCGAGTAGATTTGTCTGTTATCATAACCATACCTCTGGTTCTGGACCAAGGATGGCTGATG GCTTGTCCTCTGGATCGGTAGTAGATTCTGGAGACCATG TCGTGACGTCTACTGCAGTGGCAATAG GTTGCGCAGCAGGTGTTATATGTCTGGCGGCATTCATAACGGTGTGTCTCCATTGCCAACAAATATCACATGATCCGGGTCAACAAAACCTCAGGACTGTTCCACAACCAAATATCGAACCATATAATCCACTGAAGAAGTATAGTTATGCACAAGTGACACGAATCACAAAGTCATTTGCAGAAGTGGTTGGGAAGGGCGGATTTGGCACTGTTTATAGAGGAACTCTTTGTGATGGCCGTATCGTTGCAGTGAAGGTATTGAAAGACTCAAAAGGCAATGGTGAAGACTTCCTCACTGAAGTTGCAACCATTAGCCAAACTTCTCATGTTAACATTGTTACACTGCTAGGGTTTTGCTCTGAAGGTTCCAAGAGAGCAATTATTTATGAATTTTTGGGAAGTGGGTCTCTTGATAAGTTTATCTCAAGCAAGACCACGGTGGATATGGATTGGCCCACACTTTATGGGATCGCTCTAGGCGTTGCCCGTGGTTTGGAGTACTTGCACCATGGTTGCAGAACAAGGATTGTACATTTCGACATTAAACCACAAAATATACTCTTAGATGATAATCTTTGTCCCAAAGTTGCAGACTTTGGTCTTGCTAAGCTATGCGAGAGGAAAGAAAGCATCTTGTCACTACTAGACACAAGAGGAACGATAGGATACATTGCACCTGAATTGTTTTCAAGAATGTATGGTAGAGTTTCCCATAAGTCAGATGTGTATAGCTACGGAATGTTGGTACTTGAGATGATAGGAGCAAGGAACAAAGAAAGAGCTGCTCAAAACTCTGCATCTGATGCGAGCTCAATATATTTTCCTGAATGGATATATAAGGATATTGAGAAGGGAAACACTGGAAGGCTTAACATGGATGGAATCGTCTGCAAAGAAGAGGAGATGGTTAGAAAAATGACATTGGTGGGTTTGTGGTGTATTCAGTCTTCCCCAATAGATCGTCCACCGATGAACAGAGTTGTGGAAATGATGGAAGGGAGTGTGGATGCTCTTAAAGTGGCTCCCAGGCCTGGTTTGCAAATTCAAGTAGCGCCTCTTCAAGAATCTTCTACCCTCTCAGAGAACATTTCGGTTTATACAGAGTATGATCCATGA